Proteins co-encoded in one Gemmatimonadota bacterium genomic window:
- a CDS encoding carboxypeptidase regulatory-like domain-containing protein — protein sequence MLVGYVSDERYVAIPEVLLEFEADGASIEARSRATGAVYADVTPGREYKVTLAGRDFGYKSVYMIPREDEPYHFRLLRDSLLGYMWPKWVRSGEKSEFRVHAVEAYQLELYRYGWKKEFVRNIGWYDEHGPRATMQITPDGDYTRSGVKWNTQGYTNPAHKQYIEAPERSGLYYLHASTETGGFFSFPWIVAPAAPTTDVAILAANINWNAYNNFGGRSNYIHTDAFPPTPTVNARYDLSRYTDSEHRMYSADDYAPLSFDRPEPINHVPEDVEATDMIRGRAACHVAPAEWRFLAWMEREDFGYDLYAETQFHDGTLPLDRYKVLITTTHPEYWSRDMYYRLKDWVFESGGRLMYLGGNGLNCEVEFVDEYTMKVKNGNIDSLDRPGEGIESRFNIYNESEANLLGVAFTRTGIMTSAPYRVIDAGHWVFEGTGVAEGEIFGEASLHERVPGGASGHETDKITPNSPANTQLIAKGTNVDDGGAEMVVHETESGGMVFSAGSITYPSSVLVDDVVSRVTSNVLKRFLRD from the coding sequence ATGCTTGTTGGATATGTCAGTGACGAACGCTACGTCGCTATTCCCGAAGTGCTGCTGGAGTTCGAAGCCGATGGAGCATCCATCGAGGCGCGCTCCCGGGCCACGGGAGCGGTCTACGCGGACGTGACGCCCGGCCGGGAGTACAAGGTCACGCTTGCCGGCCGGGATTTCGGTTACAAAAGCGTGTACATGATCCCGCGCGAGGACGAGCCTTACCATTTCCGGCTGCTGCGGGACAGCCTGCTGGGGTACATGTGGCCCAAGTGGGTCCGGTCCGGGGAGAAATCGGAGTTCCGCGTGCACGCGGTGGAGGCTTACCAGCTTGAACTGTACCGCTACGGTTGGAAGAAGGAGTTTGTCCGGAATATCGGCTGGTACGACGAACACGGCCCCCGCGCCACCATGCAGATCACGCCCGACGGCGACTATACCCGGTCCGGCGTGAAGTGGAATACCCAGGGCTATACGAATCCCGCCCACAAACAGTACATCGAGGCGCCGGAACGGTCCGGCCTGTACTACCTCCACGCGTCCACGGAGACGGGCGGGTTCTTCTCCTTCCCCTGGATCGTCGCGCCCGCGGCGCCGACGACCGACGTCGCCATACTGGCCGCCAACATCAACTGGAACGCCTACAACAACTTCGGAGGGCGCAGCAACTACATCCACACCGATGCCTTTCCCCCGACCCCCACGGTCAACGCCCGTTACGACCTGAGTCGGTACACCGATTCCGAGCACCGGATGTACAGTGCGGACGACTACGCGCCGCTCTCCTTCGACCGGCCCGAGCCCATCAACCACGTTCCCGAAGACGTCGAAGCCACCGACATGATCCGGGGCAGGGCGGCCTGTCACGTGGCACCCGCCGAGTGGCGGTTCCTGGCCTGGATGGAGCGGGAGGACTTCGGCTACGACCTCTACGCCGAGACGCAGTTCCACGACGGCACGCTGCCCCTGGACCGGTACAAGGTGCTCATCACCACCACCCATCCGGAATACTGGTCGCGGGACATGTACTACCGGCTCAAGGACTGGGTGTTCGAATCCGGCGGACGGCTCATGTACCTGGGCGGCAACGGCCTGAACTGCGAGGTCGAGTTCGTCGACGAATACACGATGAAGGTGAAGAACGGCAACATCGATTCGCTCGACCGGCCCGGGGAGGGCATCGAAAGCCGCTTCAACATCTACAACGAATCCGAGGCGAACCTCCTCGGCGTGGCCTTCACCCGCACGGGGATCATGACCAGCGCGCCGTACCGCGTGATCGACGCGGGCCACTGGGTCTTCGAGGGCACCGGCGTCGCGGAAGGTGAAATCTTCGGCGAAGCAAGCCTGCACGAACGGGTGCCCGGCGGGGCATCGGGACACGAAACCGACAAGATCACGCCCAATTCACCGGCAAACACCCAACTGATCGCCAAGGGAACCAACGTGGACGACGGTGGGGCCGAAATGGTCGTACATGAGACGGAAAGCGGCGGGATGGTATTCTCGGCGGGGTCGATCACCTACCCGTCATCGGTCCTCGTGGACGACGTGGTTTCCAGGGTCACGTCCAACGTGCTGAAGCGGTTTCTGCGGGATTGA